A genomic segment from Hippoglossus stenolepis isolate QCI-W04-F060 chromosome 3, HSTE1.2, whole genome shotgun sequence encodes:
- the bap1 gene encoding ubiquitin carboxyl-terminal hydrolase BAP1 isoform X2 gives MNKGWLELESDPGLFTLLVEDFGVKGVQVEEIYDLQSKCPSPVYGFIFLFKWIEERRSRRKVNTLVDETSVIDEEIVNDMFFAHQLIPNSCATHALLSVLLNCSGVELGTTLSRMKAFTKGFSPESKGYAIGNAPELARAHNSHARPEPRHLPEKQNGISAVRTMEAFHFVSYVPIKDRLFELDGLKAYPIDHGPWGEEEEWTDKARRVIMERIGLATAGEPYHDIRFNLMAVVPDRRVKYESKLEILKRNRQTVLEGLQKMIRLTQPELVHDKKQQDSSSPDDSTTLIKKETAVEPVTSKGADKASPVDQSKSAPSPSGKTKVMGKPTVPSGGGTPHVTSSNPIVQRLPAFLDNHNYAKPPMQEEEDLAVGVGRSRILGPPKPPYSDDEDDYEDDEEEVTGSASTSNRFRRKASLRSRPGRAVAGMESQIALTVLAEKLKKEAQKKDALNTPLSVRTEGRTGGICITSASQPSPTPSNESTDTASEIGSAFNSPLRSPARSQAATRPSSPVASHLSRVLFGEDEMLRLDSRHNRAVRELGPSVSVAMLHLQEDGIIYTLPPSDCAAEGTKQPEKIKEEEQAGVVAGEKEGEKQGPSVKVKEEESKDGAEVKPSNEKLPATDTAAGSKPAGDKYSPKELLALLKCVEADIANYEVYLKEEVEKRKKYKIDDQRRTHNYDEFICTFISMLAQEGMLASLVEQNISVRRRQGVSIGRLHKQRKPDRRKRSRPYKAKRQ, from the exons ATGAACAAAGGCTGGCTGGAGCTCGAGAGCGACCCGG GGCTGTTCACTCTGCTGGTGGAAGATTTTG GTGTGAAAGGTGTCCAGGTAGAGGAAATCTATGATCTTCAAAGCAAATGTCCAAG tCCTGTGTATGGGTTCATCTTCCTGTTCAAGTGGATCGAGGAACGTCGATCCAGGAGGAAAGTCAACACTCTGGTGGATGAGACCTCTGTCATCGATGAGGAAATTGTAAATGATATGTTCTTTGCTCATCAG CTGATACCGAATTCATGTGCCACCCACGCCTTGTTGAGTGTGCTTCTGAACTGCAGTGGTGTCGAGCTTGGCACCACTCTGAGTCGCATGAAGGCTTTCACTAAAGGCTTTAGTCCAGAG AGTAAAGGTTACGCAATAGGAAATGCCCCAGAGCTTGCCAGAGCACACAACAGCCATGCCAG ACCGGAGCCCAGGCACCTGCCGGAGAAACAGAATGGAATCAGTGCAGTGCGAACCATGGAAGCATTCCATTTTGTTAGCTATGTGCCCATCAAAGACCGTCTCTTTGAGCTCGATGGACTCAAGGCTTACCCCATTGACCATG GGCCttggggagaggaggaggaatggacTGATAAAGCTCGGCGAGTTATCATGGAGAGGATTGGACTGGCCACTGCTGG TGAGCCCTACCATGATATCCGCTTCAACCTGATGGCGGTGGTGCCTGACCGCAGAGTTAAGTATGAGTCCAAACTGGAGATTCTGAAGAGGAATCGACAGACTGTTCTCGAGGGTCTACAGAAG ATGATCCGGCTCACCCAGCCGGAGCTGGTACATGACAAGAAGCAGCAGGACTCCTCCTCACCTGATGACAGCACCACACTGATCAAGAAAGAGACAGCTGTGGAGCCAGTTACATCCAAGGGGGCTGATAAGGCATCTCCAG TGGATCAGTCTAAGAGCGCTCCGAGCCCTTCAGGAAAAACTAAGGTCATGGGCAAACCAACAGTCCCCTCTGGAGGAGGTACTCCGCATGTCACCAGTTCCAACCCAATTGTTCAACGTCTGCCTGCTTTCCTGGACAACCACAACTACGCCAAGCCTCCGATGCAG gaggaggaggatctcGCTGTTGGAGTGGGTCGCTCTCGGATATTGGGGCCTCCCAAACCACCATACTCCGATGATGAAGATGActatgaggatgatgaggaagaagTAACTGGTTCTGCAAGCACTTCAAACAG GTTTAGGCGGAAAGCAAGTCTGCGTTCACGACCAGGACGGGCTGTGGCTGGAATGGAAAGCCAGATTGCTTTGACTGTCTTGGCTGAGAAACTGAAGAAAGAGGCCCAGAAGAAAGATGCCCTAAATACACCTCTCTCCGTACGCACAGAGGGCCGCACGGGGGGCATTTGTATCACATCTGCTTCACAGCCCTCCCCCACACCCAGCAACGAAAGCACCGACACAGCCTCCGAGATCGGCAGTGCCTTCAACTCCCCGCTGCGCTCGCCTGCACGCTCCCAGGCTGCGACGCGGCCGTCCAGTCCGGTTGCATCCCATCTGTCCCGTGTGCTGTTTGGGGAAGATGAAATGCTCAGGCTGGACTCTAGACATAACCGTGCTGTGAGAGAACTGGGTCCCTCTGTCAGCGTAGCCATGTTACACCTTCAGGAGGATGGAATCATCTATACTCTGCCTCCATCTG ATTGTGCTGCTGAGGGTACAAAGCAGCCTGAGAAGataaaagaggaagagcaaGCAGGAGTGGTagcaggagagaaggagggagagaagcaggGACCATCTGTGAaggtgaaagaagaggagagcaaAGATGGAGCAGAGGTGAAACCCAGCAATGAAAAACTCCCTGCTACGGATACTGCTGCAGGCAGCAAGCCCGCTGGGGATAAGTATTCACCAAAA GAGCTGCTTGCACTGCTTAAGTGTGTAGAAGCTGATATCGCAAATTATGAGGTGTATCTAAAGGAAGaagtggaaaagagaaagaaatacaaa aTAGACGATCAGAGGAGGACACACAATTATGATGAGTTCATCTGCACCTTTATTTCAATGCTGGCCCAAGAAG GAATGTTGGCGAGCCTTGTCGAGCAAAATATTTCCGTGCGCCGTCGCCAGGGAGTAAGTATTGGCCGCTTGCACAAACAGAGGAAGCCGGATCGCAGGAAACGCTCTCGACCTTACAAAGCCAAACGCCAGTAA
- the bap1 gene encoding ubiquitin carboxyl-terminal hydrolase BAP1 isoform X1 translates to MNKGWLELESDPGLFTLLVEDFGVKGVQVEEIYDLQSKCPSPVYGFIFLFKWIEERRSRRKVNTLVDETSVIDEEIVNDMFFAHQLIPNSCATHALLSVLLNCSGVELGTTLSRMKAFTKGFSPESKGYAIGNAPELARAHNSHARPEPRHLPEKQNGISAVRTMEAFHFVSYVPIKDRLFELDGLKAYPIDHGPWGEEEEWTDKARRVIMERIGLATAGEPYHDIRFNLMAVVPDRRVKYESKLEILKRNRQTVLEGLQKMIRLTQPELVHDKKQQDSSSPDDSTTLIKKETAVEPVTSKGADKASPVDQSKSAPSPSGKTKVMGKPTVPSGGGTPHVTSSNPIVQRLPAFLDNHNYAKPPMQEEEDLAVGVGRSRILGPPKPPYSDDEDDYEDDEEEVTGSASTSNRFRRKASLRSRPGRAVAGMESQIALTVLAEKLKKEAQKKDALNTPLSVRTEGRTGGICITSASQPSPTPSNESTDTASEIGSAFNSPLRSPARSQAATRPSSPVASHLSRVLFGEDEMLRLDSRHNRAVRELGPSVSVAMLHLQEDGIIYTLPPSVDCAAEGTKQPEKIKEEEQAGVVAGEKEGEKQGPSVKVKEEESKDGAEVKPSNEKLPATDTAAGSKPAGDKYSPKELLALLKCVEADIANYEVYLKEEVEKRKKYKIDDQRRTHNYDEFICTFISMLAQEGMLASLVEQNISVRRRQGVSIGRLHKQRKPDRRKRSRPYKAKRQ, encoded by the exons ATGAACAAAGGCTGGCTGGAGCTCGAGAGCGACCCGG GGCTGTTCACTCTGCTGGTGGAAGATTTTG GTGTGAAAGGTGTCCAGGTAGAGGAAATCTATGATCTTCAAAGCAAATGTCCAAG tCCTGTGTATGGGTTCATCTTCCTGTTCAAGTGGATCGAGGAACGTCGATCCAGGAGGAAAGTCAACACTCTGGTGGATGAGACCTCTGTCATCGATGAGGAAATTGTAAATGATATGTTCTTTGCTCATCAG CTGATACCGAATTCATGTGCCACCCACGCCTTGTTGAGTGTGCTTCTGAACTGCAGTGGTGTCGAGCTTGGCACCACTCTGAGTCGCATGAAGGCTTTCACTAAAGGCTTTAGTCCAGAG AGTAAAGGTTACGCAATAGGAAATGCCCCAGAGCTTGCCAGAGCACACAACAGCCATGCCAG ACCGGAGCCCAGGCACCTGCCGGAGAAACAGAATGGAATCAGTGCAGTGCGAACCATGGAAGCATTCCATTTTGTTAGCTATGTGCCCATCAAAGACCGTCTCTTTGAGCTCGATGGACTCAAGGCTTACCCCATTGACCATG GGCCttggggagaggaggaggaatggacTGATAAAGCTCGGCGAGTTATCATGGAGAGGATTGGACTGGCCACTGCTGG TGAGCCCTACCATGATATCCGCTTCAACCTGATGGCGGTGGTGCCTGACCGCAGAGTTAAGTATGAGTCCAAACTGGAGATTCTGAAGAGGAATCGACAGACTGTTCTCGAGGGTCTACAGAAG ATGATCCGGCTCACCCAGCCGGAGCTGGTACATGACAAGAAGCAGCAGGACTCCTCCTCACCTGATGACAGCACCACACTGATCAAGAAAGAGACAGCTGTGGAGCCAGTTACATCCAAGGGGGCTGATAAGGCATCTCCAG TGGATCAGTCTAAGAGCGCTCCGAGCCCTTCAGGAAAAACTAAGGTCATGGGCAAACCAACAGTCCCCTCTGGAGGAGGTACTCCGCATGTCACCAGTTCCAACCCAATTGTTCAACGTCTGCCTGCTTTCCTGGACAACCACAACTACGCCAAGCCTCCGATGCAG gaggaggaggatctcGCTGTTGGAGTGGGTCGCTCTCGGATATTGGGGCCTCCCAAACCACCATACTCCGATGATGAAGATGActatgaggatgatgaggaagaagTAACTGGTTCTGCAAGCACTTCAAACAG GTTTAGGCGGAAAGCAAGTCTGCGTTCACGACCAGGACGGGCTGTGGCTGGAATGGAAAGCCAGATTGCTTTGACTGTCTTGGCTGAGAAACTGAAGAAAGAGGCCCAGAAGAAAGATGCCCTAAATACACCTCTCTCCGTACGCACAGAGGGCCGCACGGGGGGCATTTGTATCACATCTGCTTCACAGCCCTCCCCCACACCCAGCAACGAAAGCACCGACACAGCCTCCGAGATCGGCAGTGCCTTCAACTCCCCGCTGCGCTCGCCTGCACGCTCCCAGGCTGCGACGCGGCCGTCCAGTCCGGTTGCATCCCATCTGTCCCGTGTGCTGTTTGGGGAAGATGAAATGCTCAGGCTGGACTCTAGACATAACCGTGCTGTGAGAGAACTGGGTCCCTCTGTCAGCGTAGCCATGTTACACCTTCAGGAGGATGGAATCATCTATACTCTGCCTCCATCTG TAGATTGTGCTGCTGAGGGTACAAAGCAGCCTGAGAAGataaaagaggaagagcaaGCAGGAGTGGTagcaggagagaaggagggagagaagcaggGACCATCTGTGAaggtgaaagaagaggagagcaaAGATGGAGCAGAGGTGAAACCCAGCAATGAAAAACTCCCTGCTACGGATACTGCTGCAGGCAGCAAGCCCGCTGGGGATAAGTATTCACCAAAA GAGCTGCTTGCACTGCTTAAGTGTGTAGAAGCTGATATCGCAAATTATGAGGTGTATCTAAAGGAAGaagtggaaaagagaaagaaatacaaa aTAGACGATCAGAGGAGGACACACAATTATGATGAGTTCATCTGCACCTTTATTTCAATGCTGGCCCAAGAAG GAATGTTGGCGAGCCTTGTCGAGCAAAATATTTCCGTGCGCCGTCGCCAGGGAGTAAGTATTGGCCGCTTGCACAAACAGAGGAAGCCGGATCGCAGGAAACGCTCTCGACCTTACAAAGCCAAACGCCAGTAA